One window of the Ureibacillus sp. FSL W7-1570 genome contains the following:
- the fliJ gene encoding flagellar export protein FliJ: MVQFTYRFEKVLTVREQEKKQTEAVYNEAVRDFEKVATQLYELLKKKEELINYQNERLQEGLTIDEIHHYGKFIDSLEHAIEDMQKKVNQARAKMQWYEQKLVEKNLEVRKYEKMREKDFSAFQEEQNRKEAQYLDEISSLMYNKKTI, encoded by the coding sequence ATGGTTCAATTTACATATCGGTTCGAAAAAGTGTTAACGGTACGGGAACAGGAAAAAAAACAGACGGAAGCTGTATATAATGAAGCGGTTCGGGATTTTGAAAAAGTGGCCACCCAATTATATGAATTATTAAAGAAAAAAGAAGAATTGATCAACTACCAAAATGAACGTTTACAAGAAGGTTTAACGATTGATGAAATCCATCACTATGGAAAATTTATCGATAGTCTGGAACATGCCATCGAAGACATGCAGAAAAAGGTCAATCAAGCCCGGGCAAAAATGCAATGGTATGAACAAAAATTAGTAGAAAAAAACTTGGAAGTACGTAAGTATGAAAAAATGCGCGAGAAGGACTTCAGCGCGTTTCAAGAGGAACAAAACCGCAAAGAGGCCCAATATTTGGATGAGATTTCCTCCCTTATGTACAACAAGAAAACAATTTAG
- a CDS encoding MotE family protein — MKVEKTKDDLVEEKSPGFFQKLFAWVIIPLLFVIAILLVIAQFTDTNIFEKASEVLPKDEEKSADTKEVEKKIVELNAEVQEKEAQIEKLQRELDEALAENENQKVIQEQLKRRIEELEAGQEEAKKDLKEIVNTYEKMSAKDVAPIIVEMNDEQALEILANMKPETLSAVLAKMDPKEAARYTEMLSKRKSSGT; from the coding sequence ATGAAAGTTGAAAAAACAAAAGATGATTTAGTAGAAGAAAAATCACCGGGGTTTTTTCAAAAATTATTCGCTTGGGTGATTATTCCACTTTTATTTGTGATAGCCATATTGCTGGTCATTGCACAATTTACGGATACAAATATTTTTGAAAAGGCTTCTGAAGTGTTGCCGAAAGATGAGGAAAAATCAGCCGACACAAAAGAGGTCGAGAAGAAAATAGTGGAATTGAATGCGGAAGTCCAAGAAAAAGAAGCCCAAATCGAGAAACTCCAGAGAGAGCTGGATGAAGCTTTGGCTGAGAATGAAAATCAGAAAGTCATACAGGAACAATTAAAAAGAAGAATTGAAGAATTGGAAGCAGGGCAAGAAGAAGCAAAAAAAGATTTGAAAGAAATCGTAAATACATATGAAAAAATGTCTGCCAAAGATGTCGCGCCAATCATTGTGGAAATGAATGATGAACAGGCTTTGGAAATTTTGGCAAATATGAAGCCGGAAACGTTATCCGCTGTTCTGGCAAAAATGGATCCGAAAGAAGCTGCAAGATATACAGAAATGTTATCGAAGAGAAAATCAAGCGGTACTTAA